From a single Pelodiscus sinensis isolate JC-2024 chromosome 4, ASM4963464v1, whole genome shotgun sequence genomic region:
- the LOC142829286 gene encoding serine protease 53-like isoform X8, which translates to MESLGLRRLLLLGICLQQGAAAAGPACGQQRVLSRIVGGINAQRGEWPWQASLQLRGEHLCGGTLIGDKWILSAAHCFIGKDTTKDPAAWKVVLGRLQLSGGPLQGVVRNVSQIITHEKYQDYTQGMDIALLRLAEPVPFGRDVAPICLPYPSHQFAFGSQCWATGWGRVMEDRTLPPPMPLKKVELDLLSAETCNCIHSNLRQKELSSPARPGLICAGFQSGGVGPCQGDSGGPVVCSENGTWFQAGILSFSVGCARPHSPILITEVTAYASWIENRTGGASFAVQTGPAPFSSEEGKCKGCGKPKGYELNFSPTGAWPWYVSLQFGGQHVCGGALISESWVLAAAHCFIERQEHTDWKVLLGERREGAEPRWQEERGLRKLILHGAFVNVTEGSDIALLQLAQPVGFGEHLWAVCLPYETHRFRLGGTCWARGREKARAPTPQPLQGVGVALLGPVACNCSYSQSILAGEAVPILPEMLCAAQQEETTSCEGDDGGALICSEKGTWFLAGLSSFSNGCGRKSQPGVYTDVRAHEKWIMDITRDGYFGNQPMPVPAITEEDTCPVKPTPSSGGAGTKPVPTVGTTSGQGSGGAGTTPVPTAGTTRGQGSGGAGTEPVPTVDTTRGQGSTKGWAKPVIPGGATEEEGSGAEWELPVPPGCAQHREGASGKGQKPVPPGCAKRGEGASGKGQKPRPPGGAKGGQGGKGKGPKGRLRFF; encoded by the exons ATGGAATCCCTCGGCCTTCGGCGACTGCTGCTGCTCGGGATCT gcctccagcagggagcaGCGGCTGCAG GACCAGCCTGTGGCCAGCAGAGAGTCTTAAGCCGAATCGTTGGTGGGATCAATGCCCAGAGAGGGGAATGGCCGTGGCAGGCCAGCCTGCAGCTCCGCGGGGAGCACTTGTGTGGAGGGACCTTGATCGGTGACAAGTGGATCCTCTCGGCTGCTCACTGCTTCATCGG GAAAGACACGACCAAGGACCCCGCTGCCTGGAAGGTGGTGCTGGGGCGTCTGCAGCTGAGCGGTGGCCCGCTGCAGGGGGTCGTGCGCAACGTCTCCCAGATCATCACCCATGAGAAGTACCAAGACTACACCCAGGGCATGGACATCGCTCTGCTGCGCCTGGCGGAGCCCGTCCCCTTTGGCCGTGACGTAGCCCCCATCTGCCTGCCCTACCCCAGCCACCAGTTCGCCTTCGGGTCCCAGTGCTGGGCCACCGGCTGGGGCCGGGTGATGGAGGACA GGACCCTACCACCCCCCATGCCTCTCAAGAAGGTGGAGCTGGACCTGCTCAGTGCCGAGACCTGCAACTGCATTCACAGCAACCTGCGGCAGAAGGAGCTGTCCAGTCCGGCCAGGCCGGGGCTGATCTGTGCCGGGTTCCAGAGTGGAGGCGTGGGGCCCTGCCAG GGTGATTCGGGCGGGCCGGTGGTCTGCTCCGAGAACGGGACGTGGTTCCAGGCCGGGATCCTCAGCTTCTCAGTGGGCTGTGCCCGGCCCCACAGCCCCATCCTGATAACCGAGGTCACGGCCTACGCCAGCTGGATCGAGAACCGCACCGGGGGAGCCTCCTTTGCTGTCCAGACGGGGCCAGCCCCCTTCAGCAGCGAGGAAGGGAAGTGCAAAG GCTGTGGGAAGCCGAAGGGATACGAGCTGAACTTTTCCCCCACGGGGGCCTGGCCCTGGTACGTGAGCCTGCAGTTTGGAGGGCAGCACGTCTGCGGGGGAGCGCTGATCTCCGAGAGCTGGGTGCTGGCGGCTGCTCACTGCTTCATCGA GCGGCAGGAGCACACGGACTGGAAGGTGCTGCTGGGCGagcggcgggagggggcagagccacgcTGGCAAGAAGAGCGGGGCCTACGGAAGCTGATCCTCCACGGGGCCTTCGTGAACGTGACCGAGGGCAGCGACATcgcgctgctgcagctggcccagccgGTGGGGTTCGGGGAGCACCTCTGGGCCGTCTGCCTCCCTTACGAAACACACCGGTTCCGGCTTGGGGGCACCTGCTGGGCCAGGGGACGGGAGAAAG CTCGGgcacccaccccacagccactccagggggtgggggtggctctCCTGGGACCAGTGGCCTGTAACTGCAGCTACAGCCAGTCCATCTTAGCTGGTGAGGCCGTGCCCATCCTCCCGGAAATGCTTTGTGCTGCTCAGCAGGAAGAGACCACCAGCTGTGAG GGCGATGATGGGGGGGCACTGATATGCAGCGAGAAGGGCACCTGGTTCCTGGCGGGCCTCTCCAGCTTCAGCAATGGCTGTGGGAGGAAGAGCCAGCCGGGCGTGTACACGGACGTGAGGGCACACGAGAAGTGGATCATGGACATCACACGGGATGGTTATTTTGGCAACCAGCCCATGCCAGTGCCGGCCATCACAGAAGAGGACACCTGCCCAGTGAAGCCGACTCCAA GTTCTGGTGGAGCAGGGACAAAGCCGGTGCCCACGGTGGGCACCACAAGTGGGCAAG gctCCGGTGGAGCAGGGACAACACCGGTGCCCACGGCTGGTACCACGAGGGGGCAAG GCTCtggtggagcagggacagagccggTGCCCACGGTGGATACCACGAGGGGGCAAG GTTCCACTAAAGGCTGGGCAAAGCCAGTGATACCTGGTGGTGCCACGGAAGAGGAAG GTTCCGGTGCAGAGTGGGAGCTGCCGGTGCCCCCCGGTTGTGCCCAGCACAGGGAAG gtgCCAGTGGCAAGGGGCAGAAGCCAGTGCCGCCTGGCTGTGCCAAACGAGGGGAAG gtgccaGTGGCAAGGGGCAGAAGCCAAGGCCGCCTGGTGGTGCCAAAGGGGGGCAAG GTGGAAAAGGGAAGGGTCCCAAAGGGAGGCTCCGTTTCTTCTAG
- the LOC142829286 gene encoding serine protease 53-like isoform X2: MESLGLRRLLLLGICLQQGAAAAGPACGQQRVLSRIVGGINAQRGEWPWQASLQLRGEHLCGGTLIGDKWILSAAHCFIGKDTTKDPAAWKVVLGRLQLSGGPLQGVVRNVSQIITHEKYQDYTQGMDIALLRLAEPVPFGRDVAPICLPYPSHQFAFGSQCWATGWGRVMEDRTLPPPMPLKKVELDLLSAETCNCIHSNLRQKELSSPARPGLICAGFQSGGVGPCQGDSGGPVVCSENGTWFQAGILSFSVGCARPHSPILITEVTAYASWIENRTGGASFAVQTGPAPFSSEEGKCKGCGKPKGYELNFSPTGAWPWYVSLQFGGQHVCGGALISESWVLAAAHCFIERQEHTDWKVLLGERREGAEPRWQEERGLRKLILHGAFVNVTEGSDIALLQLAQPVGFGEHLWAVCLPYETHRFRLGGTCWARGREKARAPTPQPLQGVGVALLGPVACNCSYSQSILAGEAVPILPEMLCAAQQEETTSCEGDDGGALICSEKGTWFLAGLSSFSNGCGRKSQPGVYTDVRAHEKWIMDITRDGYFGNQPMPVPAITEEDTCPVKPTPSSGGAGTKPVPTVGTTSGQGSGGAGTMLVPTAGTTKGQGAGGAETEPVPTAGTTRGQGSGGAGTTPVPTAGTTRGQGSGGAGTEPVPTVDTTRGQGSTKGWAKPVIPGGATEEEGSGAEWELPVPPGCAQHREGASGKGQKPVPPGCAKRGEGASGKGQKPRPPGGAKGGQGGKGKGPKGRLRFF; this comes from the exons ATGGAATCCCTCGGCCTTCGGCGACTGCTGCTGCTCGGGATCT gcctccagcagggagcaGCGGCTGCAG GACCAGCCTGTGGCCAGCAGAGAGTCTTAAGCCGAATCGTTGGTGGGATCAATGCCCAGAGAGGGGAATGGCCGTGGCAGGCCAGCCTGCAGCTCCGCGGGGAGCACTTGTGTGGAGGGACCTTGATCGGTGACAAGTGGATCCTCTCGGCTGCTCACTGCTTCATCGG GAAAGACACGACCAAGGACCCCGCTGCCTGGAAGGTGGTGCTGGGGCGTCTGCAGCTGAGCGGTGGCCCGCTGCAGGGGGTCGTGCGCAACGTCTCCCAGATCATCACCCATGAGAAGTACCAAGACTACACCCAGGGCATGGACATCGCTCTGCTGCGCCTGGCGGAGCCCGTCCCCTTTGGCCGTGACGTAGCCCCCATCTGCCTGCCCTACCCCAGCCACCAGTTCGCCTTCGGGTCCCAGTGCTGGGCCACCGGCTGGGGCCGGGTGATGGAGGACA GGACCCTACCACCCCCCATGCCTCTCAAGAAGGTGGAGCTGGACCTGCTCAGTGCCGAGACCTGCAACTGCATTCACAGCAACCTGCGGCAGAAGGAGCTGTCCAGTCCGGCCAGGCCGGGGCTGATCTGTGCCGGGTTCCAGAGTGGAGGCGTGGGGCCCTGCCAG GGTGATTCGGGCGGGCCGGTGGTCTGCTCCGAGAACGGGACGTGGTTCCAGGCCGGGATCCTCAGCTTCTCAGTGGGCTGTGCCCGGCCCCACAGCCCCATCCTGATAACCGAGGTCACGGCCTACGCCAGCTGGATCGAGAACCGCACCGGGGGAGCCTCCTTTGCTGTCCAGACGGGGCCAGCCCCCTTCAGCAGCGAGGAAGGGAAGTGCAAAG GCTGTGGGAAGCCGAAGGGATACGAGCTGAACTTTTCCCCCACGGGGGCCTGGCCCTGGTACGTGAGCCTGCAGTTTGGAGGGCAGCACGTCTGCGGGGGAGCGCTGATCTCCGAGAGCTGGGTGCTGGCGGCTGCTCACTGCTTCATCGA GCGGCAGGAGCACACGGACTGGAAGGTGCTGCTGGGCGagcggcgggagggggcagagccacgcTGGCAAGAAGAGCGGGGCCTACGGAAGCTGATCCTCCACGGGGCCTTCGTGAACGTGACCGAGGGCAGCGACATcgcgctgctgcagctggcccagccgGTGGGGTTCGGGGAGCACCTCTGGGCCGTCTGCCTCCCTTACGAAACACACCGGTTCCGGCTTGGGGGCACCTGCTGGGCCAGGGGACGGGAGAAAG CTCGGgcacccaccccacagccactccagggggtgggggtggctctCCTGGGACCAGTGGCCTGTAACTGCAGCTACAGCCAGTCCATCTTAGCTGGTGAGGCCGTGCCCATCCTCCCGGAAATGCTTTGTGCTGCTCAGCAGGAAGAGACCACCAGCTGTGAG GGCGATGATGGGGGGGCACTGATATGCAGCGAGAAGGGCACCTGGTTCCTGGCGGGCCTCTCCAGCTTCAGCAATGGCTGTGGGAGGAAGAGCCAGCCGGGCGTGTACACGGACGTGAGGGCACACGAGAAGTGGATCATGGACATCACACGGGATGGTTATTTTGGCAACCAGCCCATGCCAGTGCCGGCCATCACAGAAGAGGACACCTGCCCAGTGAAGCCGACTCCAA GTTCTGGTGGAGCAGGGACAAAGCCGGTGCCCACGGTGGGCACCACAAGTGGGCAAG gctCCGGTGGAGCGGGGACAATGCTGGTGCCCACGGCTGGTACTACTAAAGGGCAAG GCGCCGGTGGGGCAGAGACAGAGCCGGTGCCCACGGCAGGTACCACAAGGGGGCAAG gctCCGGTGGAGCAGGGACAACACCGGTGCCCACGGCTGGTACCACGAGGGGGCAAG GCTCtggtggagcagggacagagccggTGCCCACGGTGGATACCACGAGGGGGCAAG GTTCCACTAAAGGCTGGGCAAAGCCAGTGATACCTGGTGGTGCCACGGAAGAGGAAG GTTCCGGTGCAGAGTGGGAGCTGCCGGTGCCCCCCGGTTGTGCCCAGCACAGGGAAG gtgCCAGTGGCAAGGGGCAGAAGCCAGTGCCGCCTGGCTGTGCCAAACGAGGGGAAG gtgccaGTGGCAAGGGGCAGAAGCCAAGGCCGCCTGGTGGTGCCAAAGGGGGGCAAG GTGGAAAAGGGAAGGGTCCCAAAGGGAGGCTCCGTTTCTTCTAG
- the LOC142829286 gene encoding serine protease 53-like isoform X5: protein MESLGLRRLLLLGICLQQGAAAAGPACGQQRVLSRIVGGINAQRGEWPWQASLQLRGEHLCGGTLIGDKWILSAAHCFIGKDTTKDPAAWKVVLGRLQLSGGPLQGVVRNVSQIITHEKYQDYTQGMDIALLRLAEPVPFGRDVAPICLPYPSHQFAFGSQCWATGWGRVMEDRTLPPPMPLKKVELDLLSAETCNCIHSNLRQKELSSPARPGLICAGFQSGGVGPCQGDSGGPVVCSENGTWFQAGILSFSVGCARPHSPILITEVTAYASWIENRTGGASFAVQTGPAPFSSEEGKCKGCGKPKGYELNFSPTGAWPWYVSLQFGGQHVCGGALISESWVLAAAHCFIERQEHTDWKVLLGERREGAEPRWQEERGLRKLILHGAFVNVTEGSDIALLQLAQPVGFGEHLWAVCLPYETHRFRLGGTCWARGREKARAPTPQPLQGVGVALLGPVACNCSYSQSILAGEAVPILPEMLCAAQQEETTSCEGDDGGALICSEKGTWFLAGLSSFSNGCGRKSQPGVYTDVRAHEKWIMDITRDGYFGNQPMPVPAITEEDTCPVKPTPSSGGAGTKPVPTVGTTSGQGSGGAGTMLVPTAGTTKGQGSGGAGTTLVPTAGTTRGQGAGGAETEPVPTAGTTRGQGSTKGWAKPVIPGGATEEEGSGAEWELPVPPGCAQHREGASGKGQKPVPPGCAKRGEGASGKGQKPRPPGGAKGGQGGKGKGPKGRLRFF, encoded by the exons ATGGAATCCCTCGGCCTTCGGCGACTGCTGCTGCTCGGGATCT gcctccagcagggagcaGCGGCTGCAG GACCAGCCTGTGGCCAGCAGAGAGTCTTAAGCCGAATCGTTGGTGGGATCAATGCCCAGAGAGGGGAATGGCCGTGGCAGGCCAGCCTGCAGCTCCGCGGGGAGCACTTGTGTGGAGGGACCTTGATCGGTGACAAGTGGATCCTCTCGGCTGCTCACTGCTTCATCGG GAAAGACACGACCAAGGACCCCGCTGCCTGGAAGGTGGTGCTGGGGCGTCTGCAGCTGAGCGGTGGCCCGCTGCAGGGGGTCGTGCGCAACGTCTCCCAGATCATCACCCATGAGAAGTACCAAGACTACACCCAGGGCATGGACATCGCTCTGCTGCGCCTGGCGGAGCCCGTCCCCTTTGGCCGTGACGTAGCCCCCATCTGCCTGCCCTACCCCAGCCACCAGTTCGCCTTCGGGTCCCAGTGCTGGGCCACCGGCTGGGGCCGGGTGATGGAGGACA GGACCCTACCACCCCCCATGCCTCTCAAGAAGGTGGAGCTGGACCTGCTCAGTGCCGAGACCTGCAACTGCATTCACAGCAACCTGCGGCAGAAGGAGCTGTCCAGTCCGGCCAGGCCGGGGCTGATCTGTGCCGGGTTCCAGAGTGGAGGCGTGGGGCCCTGCCAG GGTGATTCGGGCGGGCCGGTGGTCTGCTCCGAGAACGGGACGTGGTTCCAGGCCGGGATCCTCAGCTTCTCAGTGGGCTGTGCCCGGCCCCACAGCCCCATCCTGATAACCGAGGTCACGGCCTACGCCAGCTGGATCGAGAACCGCACCGGGGGAGCCTCCTTTGCTGTCCAGACGGGGCCAGCCCCCTTCAGCAGCGAGGAAGGGAAGTGCAAAG GCTGTGGGAAGCCGAAGGGATACGAGCTGAACTTTTCCCCCACGGGGGCCTGGCCCTGGTACGTGAGCCTGCAGTTTGGAGGGCAGCACGTCTGCGGGGGAGCGCTGATCTCCGAGAGCTGGGTGCTGGCGGCTGCTCACTGCTTCATCGA GCGGCAGGAGCACACGGACTGGAAGGTGCTGCTGGGCGagcggcgggagggggcagagccacgcTGGCAAGAAGAGCGGGGCCTACGGAAGCTGATCCTCCACGGGGCCTTCGTGAACGTGACCGAGGGCAGCGACATcgcgctgctgcagctggcccagccgGTGGGGTTCGGGGAGCACCTCTGGGCCGTCTGCCTCCCTTACGAAACACACCGGTTCCGGCTTGGGGGCACCTGCTGGGCCAGGGGACGGGAGAAAG CTCGGgcacccaccccacagccactccagggggtgggggtggctctCCTGGGACCAGTGGCCTGTAACTGCAGCTACAGCCAGTCCATCTTAGCTGGTGAGGCCGTGCCCATCCTCCCGGAAATGCTTTGTGCTGCTCAGCAGGAAGAGACCACCAGCTGTGAG GGCGATGATGGGGGGGCACTGATATGCAGCGAGAAGGGCACCTGGTTCCTGGCGGGCCTCTCCAGCTTCAGCAATGGCTGTGGGAGGAAGAGCCAGCCGGGCGTGTACACGGACGTGAGGGCACACGAGAAGTGGATCATGGACATCACACGGGATGGTTATTTTGGCAACCAGCCCATGCCAGTGCCGGCCATCACAGAAGAGGACACCTGCCCAGTGAAGCCGACTCCAA GTTCTGGTGGAGCAGGGACAAAGCCGGTGCCCACGGTGGGCACCACAAGTGGGCAAG gctCCGGTGGAGCGGGGACAATGCTGGTGCCCACGGCTGGTACTACTAAAGGGCAAG GCTCTGGCGGAGCAGGGACAACACTGGTGCCCACAGCTGGTACCACGAGGGGGCAAG GCGCCGGTGGGGCAGAGACAGAGCCGGTGCCCACGGCAGGTACCACAAGGGGGCAAG GTTCCACTAAAGGCTGGGCAAAGCCAGTGATACCTGGTGGTGCCACGGAAGAGGAAG GTTCCGGTGCAGAGTGGGAGCTGCCGGTGCCCCCCGGTTGTGCCCAGCACAGGGAAG gtgCCAGTGGCAAGGGGCAGAAGCCAGTGCCGCCTGGCTGTGCCAAACGAGGGGAAG gtgccaGTGGCAAGGGGCAGAAGCCAAGGCCGCCTGGTGGTGCCAAAGGGGGGCAAG GTGGAAAAGGGAAGGGTCCCAAAGGGAGGCTCCGTTTCTTCTAG
- the LOC142829286 gene encoding serine protease 53-like isoform X7 produces MESLGLRRLLLLGICLQQGAAAAGPACGQQRVLSRIVGGINAQRGEWPWQASLQLRGEHLCGGTLIGDKWILSAAHCFIGKDTTKDPAAWKVVLGRLQLSGGPLQGVVRNVSQIITHEKYQDYTQGMDIALLRLAEPVPFGRDVAPICLPYPSHQFAFGSQCWATGWGRVMEDRTLPPPMPLKKVELDLLSAETCNCIHSNLRQKELSSPARPGLICAGFQSGGVGPCQGDSGGPVVCSENGTWFQAGILSFSVGCARPHSPILITEVTAYASWIENRTGGASFAVQTGPAPFSSEEGKCKGCGKPKGYELNFSPTGAWPWYVSLQFGGQHVCGGALISESWVLAAAHCFIERQEHTDWKVLLGERREGAEPRWQEERGLRKLILHGAFVNVTEGSDIALLQLAQPVGFGEHLWAVCLPYETHRFRLGGTCWARGREKARAPTPQPLQGVGVALLGPVACNCSYSQSILAGEAVPILPEMLCAAQQEETTSCEGDDGGALICSEKGTWFLAGLSSFSNGCGRKSQPGVYTDVRAHEKWIMDITRDGYFGNQPMPVPAITEEDTCPVKPTPSSGGAGTKPVPTVGTTSGQGSGGAGTMLVPTAGTTKGQGSGGAGTTLVPTAGTTRGQGAGGAETEPVPTAGTTRGQGSGGAGTTPVPTAGTTRGQGSGGAGTEPVPTVDTTRGQGSTKGWAKPVIPGGATEEEGASGKGQKPRPPGGAKGGQGGKGKGPKGRLRFF; encoded by the exons ATGGAATCCCTCGGCCTTCGGCGACTGCTGCTGCTCGGGATCT gcctccagcagggagcaGCGGCTGCAG GACCAGCCTGTGGCCAGCAGAGAGTCTTAAGCCGAATCGTTGGTGGGATCAATGCCCAGAGAGGGGAATGGCCGTGGCAGGCCAGCCTGCAGCTCCGCGGGGAGCACTTGTGTGGAGGGACCTTGATCGGTGACAAGTGGATCCTCTCGGCTGCTCACTGCTTCATCGG GAAAGACACGACCAAGGACCCCGCTGCCTGGAAGGTGGTGCTGGGGCGTCTGCAGCTGAGCGGTGGCCCGCTGCAGGGGGTCGTGCGCAACGTCTCCCAGATCATCACCCATGAGAAGTACCAAGACTACACCCAGGGCATGGACATCGCTCTGCTGCGCCTGGCGGAGCCCGTCCCCTTTGGCCGTGACGTAGCCCCCATCTGCCTGCCCTACCCCAGCCACCAGTTCGCCTTCGGGTCCCAGTGCTGGGCCACCGGCTGGGGCCGGGTGATGGAGGACA GGACCCTACCACCCCCCATGCCTCTCAAGAAGGTGGAGCTGGACCTGCTCAGTGCCGAGACCTGCAACTGCATTCACAGCAACCTGCGGCAGAAGGAGCTGTCCAGTCCGGCCAGGCCGGGGCTGATCTGTGCCGGGTTCCAGAGTGGAGGCGTGGGGCCCTGCCAG GGTGATTCGGGCGGGCCGGTGGTCTGCTCCGAGAACGGGACGTGGTTCCAGGCCGGGATCCTCAGCTTCTCAGTGGGCTGTGCCCGGCCCCACAGCCCCATCCTGATAACCGAGGTCACGGCCTACGCCAGCTGGATCGAGAACCGCACCGGGGGAGCCTCCTTTGCTGTCCAGACGGGGCCAGCCCCCTTCAGCAGCGAGGAAGGGAAGTGCAAAG GCTGTGGGAAGCCGAAGGGATACGAGCTGAACTTTTCCCCCACGGGGGCCTGGCCCTGGTACGTGAGCCTGCAGTTTGGAGGGCAGCACGTCTGCGGGGGAGCGCTGATCTCCGAGAGCTGGGTGCTGGCGGCTGCTCACTGCTTCATCGA GCGGCAGGAGCACACGGACTGGAAGGTGCTGCTGGGCGagcggcgggagggggcagagccacgcTGGCAAGAAGAGCGGGGCCTACGGAAGCTGATCCTCCACGGGGCCTTCGTGAACGTGACCGAGGGCAGCGACATcgcgctgctgcagctggcccagccgGTGGGGTTCGGGGAGCACCTCTGGGCCGTCTGCCTCCCTTACGAAACACACCGGTTCCGGCTTGGGGGCACCTGCTGGGCCAGGGGACGGGAGAAAG CTCGGgcacccaccccacagccactccagggggtgggggtggctctCCTGGGACCAGTGGCCTGTAACTGCAGCTACAGCCAGTCCATCTTAGCTGGTGAGGCCGTGCCCATCCTCCCGGAAATGCTTTGTGCTGCTCAGCAGGAAGAGACCACCAGCTGTGAG GGCGATGATGGGGGGGCACTGATATGCAGCGAGAAGGGCACCTGGTTCCTGGCGGGCCTCTCCAGCTTCAGCAATGGCTGTGGGAGGAAGAGCCAGCCGGGCGTGTACACGGACGTGAGGGCACACGAGAAGTGGATCATGGACATCACACGGGATGGTTATTTTGGCAACCAGCCCATGCCAGTGCCGGCCATCACAGAAGAGGACACCTGCCCAGTGAAGCCGACTCCAA GTTCTGGTGGAGCAGGGACAAAGCCGGTGCCCACGGTGGGCACCACAAGTGGGCAAG gctCCGGTGGAGCGGGGACAATGCTGGTGCCCACGGCTGGTACTACTAAAGGGCAAG GCTCTGGCGGAGCAGGGACAACACTGGTGCCCACAGCTGGTACCACGAGGGGGCAAG GCGCCGGTGGGGCAGAGACAGAGCCGGTGCCCACGGCAGGTACCACAAGGGGGCAAG gctCCGGTGGAGCAGGGACAACACCGGTGCCCACGGCTGGTACCACGAGGGGGCAAG GCTCtggtggagcagggacagagccggTGCCCACGGTGGATACCACGAGGGGGCAAG GTTCCACTAAAGGCTGGGCAAAGCCAGTGATACCTGGTGGTGCCACGGAAGAGGAAG gtgccaGTGGCAAGGGGCAGAAGCCAAGGCCGCCTGGTGGTGCCAAAGGGGGGCAAG GTGGAAAAGGGAAGGGTCCCAAAGGGAGGCTCCGTTTCTTCTAG